The following are encoded in a window of Gossypium raimondii isolate GPD5lz chromosome 13, ASM2569854v1, whole genome shotgun sequence genomic DNA:
- the LOC105782623 gene encoding superoxide dismutase [Fe] 3, chloroplastic translates to MACQLLLTDFTLPLKSLKLSHSGQRLKGRSIGSQKASTTVAYYGLKTPPYNLDDLEPYMSKRALEVHWGVHHRDFVDNLNKQLGKSDILYGYTMDELVKATYNNGNPLPEFNNAAEVWNHDFFWESMQPGGGDMPNLGLLEQIENDFGSFTNFRETFVEAALSLFGSGWVWLVLKRQEKRLAVVKTSNSINPIVWDDIPILNLDMWEHAYYLDYKNDKARYISTFMNHLVSWNAATIRMARAEAFVNLGEPKIPIA, encoded by the exons ATGGCTTGTCAGCTCCTGCTAACCGACTTCACTCTCCCTCTCAAAAGCCTCAAGCTTTCTCACTCG GGTCAGCGGCTAAAAGGAAGGTCCATTGGCTCACAAAAAGCTTCCACAACTGTTGCTTACTATGGCCTAAAGACCCCTCCTTATAACCTT GATGATTTAGAACCATATATGAGTAAGAGGGCATTGGAAGTGCATTGGGGTGTGCATCATCGTGATTTTGTGGACAACCTGAATAAACAGCTTGGGAAAAGTGATATACTGTATGGCTACACCATGGATGAACTTGTCAAAGCAACATACAACAATGGGAACCCCTTACCTGAGTTCAACAATGCAGCAGAG GTGTGGAACCATGACTTCTTTTGGGAGTCGATGCAACCTGGAGGTGGGGACATGCCCAACCTTGGTTTACTTGAGCagattgaaaatgattttgggtcATTCACAAACTTTAGAGAGACGTTTGTGGAAGCAGCTCTTTCACTTTTTGGCTCTGGCTGGGTTTGGCTCGTTT TGAAGAGGCAAGAAAAACGGCTTGCAGTAGTAAAAACGTCGAATTCAATCAATCCGATTGTGTGGGATGACATT CCTATCCTTAATTTGGATATGTGGGAG CATGCTTATTATTTGGACTACAAG AACGACAAAGCGAGATACATAAGCACATTTATGAACCACCTTGTGTCTTGGAATGCTGCAACGATACGCATGGCACGAGCAGAGGCATTTGTGAATTTAGGCGAGCCTAAAATTCCCATCGCTTGA